TATTCGTTGGAGATCGCCAACAATCAATGCAGCAACTTCTGAAGTTGAGGGCAAGTTGTAAGTACGACCATCAAGATCTCTTTTGTAAATGAGACGAAGCTTGAAGTTTTCATTAGGATTGTCATTGAAGTGGTTTCTTGCCATTCTATAACTTTTAACCAACTCATTATTATGATCCAGGAAGTCTTTTATAAACTTAATGAGCTGAATATCTATCTGCTTTAAATGCGAATCAGACTTATTTGTAGAGTCACTGTGAAAAAAAAAGGTATAAAGTAAATACGAAATAATATGTAACATCTAAATATTGGTATATAAAAAAGACTAAATGAATAAATACTTTGGTATGATATTACCTGAACAACTTTTTTTGATTTGAAACTTCATTATCAGTATCATAAATATAAAGCTGAGAGAACTTTGGATCTTTTCCAGGTGCAGGTACCAAACCACCTAATGTATGAAAATTCTGTCCACTTATACGAAATACATAATGTGCCTTACCACTGTTGATGCTCGAATCCACTTTTCCACCCATCGATGTGAAGGAGAACATGGAATTGTATCAACGGATACTTTTTAAAAAGTACTTGCTGTTTTCATTAGAATTTGCAAATAGATCCTTGTATATTGAAGGAGGCTCTTTCAAATCTGGAAGCTCCACTTTTCCATAACCACAACATAATAAGTTAATTTACCCAATGTAATTCTCCCTTTACCACCTTCGTCAGACCATAATAATGAATCACACATCTCACATCTAATGCTTTAATTACCATGATCCAAGTACTCTGAAAACATAAAATTGATTGACCAATAAagaataaattaataaataacgtTTATTTAACTAAAAAGATATGTAGCATTATTATTACCTGTCGATACACCTTTAAAAGGGTCTTGAATGGAATGTAACTCTTCATTCTCATCATCAGAAGTAAGATCTACCATTAGAATAGGTTCGATAACACGTTTCTTAGGTAAAATCTTTTGTTTACCAGATTTAAGCTTCGTCAACGAAGAAGATTGAATAGAGTTACTATTTTGTGTAACAATGTTTGAAACAATAGAAAACGGATAACTGCTAGAATTAGGGGTTAATTGGTTATTCAAAGTAAGAGTACTTGTAAAAGTCACAAATAAAAGATACTAACATAAAGTTACgattatatctatatatatatatatatatatatatatatatatatatatatatatatatatatatatatatatatatatataggacaaagatccgttaggaaccaccctttattgcagaaccgcgagaaccagtgtgaacacaaacagtaatacataaaaaatctaaaaaacacccaaaatttttttttattttttaatattttctttgtaaaattcgctatatttagtttatgataaaaaataaaaaaaattcaaaaaaaaaaattcgagtcacagttatccatgcacatgtgcatttgtatattttctttgacaaattccgtagttcattacaaatattagacaattgcactttcatttacactaccacgtgtaatacactactttttacgttaacaatattagaaatgcacatgtgtatcTATATGTACCAACATCAAATAAGATGTTTCGGAA
This genomic stretch from Helianthus annuus cultivar XRQ/B chromosome 8, HanXRQr2.0-SUNRISE, whole genome shotgun sequence harbors:
- the LOC110870400 gene encoding uncharacterized protein LOC110870400, translating into MVDLTSDDENEELHSIQDPFKGVSTEYLDHVELPDLKEPPSIYKDLFANSNENSKYFLKSGLVPAPGKDPKFSQLYIYDTDNEVSNQKKLFSDSTNKSDSHLKQIDIQLIKFIKDFLDHNNELVKSYRMARNHFNDNPNENFKLRLIYKRDLDGRTYNLPSTSEVAALIVGDLQRIIDHRDIVLESHTEGLQRITELHPSYLALQYPILFPNGDDGYRIDIPHRDGIRALKKI